The genomic window GTTTGGTTTCTTGGTCCACGCAAACaagtcaaataaataaataaataaataaaaagaaatggaaaggtTTGAACTCCAAAGTCACTCACAAGAACAGTAAAACATAGAACACAAGTTCTTTACTAAGGACAATAGTGGTTGTGATCTcttaaaataaagagaagatcACTAgttttctaatcactatttttaataataattattattattttaatttctttatgttttcaattatttaatgtttgattagcattaattaaacttaaaaaggATTGTTAGTGTTGGTTCTCTTTGGCATGTTGTCAGTATAGAACCCTAAAAAATGTCCATGGCATGCTAGGGTTTTGTCTTGGAAtccttgctttctttttttacaCTGTTCTTTAAAGTCaaacaattcatttttttctctttataataataataataataataataataataattcacatGATAAATTTTGgttcaaaatatattattccTTTTATAACATTGAATTATCTCAATCTACTAATCATGTTATTCtttatagaagttcaaaacaGAGCGTGTTTTATTAGTTAATTTATTCTCTAATTATTTCATATGGATTAATGAATTCATATTTGATCTATAATTACTTACTTTAATCCTAAAAGCGTAAGTTGTCAAAAGTGTGGTTAACTAATCTTATCTTATTGACTTTATTGAATAAGATTCAAATTGTTTGAAAACAGCTCAAAACTTTCCATTAAAGTTTAATATCacttcaaaaatcaaacaaacccaaagaaaaaaacacaaacaaataagaTTAAGTCATTTTCCAACTTCTTTTTCCAAGACATTAATTCTTCATGCACcgaaaatcataaaaattattagtcATTTTAACATTAACCTTTTTAATGACAAATGAATACTGAAGATTATAGAGAGTCTCAAACATGTTTTCTAAACCAACCCTTAATCTATAAAAACGACATAATCGGGTAAATACAAGTGAaactatgattatttttttattttgaacatctaactttaatttgtattattttagtcattcaattttaatttgtgctcaccaaaaaaaatactaaaaggATTTTGGGTAGAACTTGATGACATGTGTGCTATAATTGTCACATTAACACCAATTTGCCTCTCAATTAGCATACACAGTAACACGGACATAACATGCCATTGATGAAGAGCATGTGATCACTCTTATTAATATACAGCACATGGAACACTGGGGCTCTCTTTGATAATGTGACatattttaatgttgaaatgATAAATTCAGCATATATGTCATTAAATTCTCTTTGAGAATCCACTCGATCTCTCTCAGTGAACACAAATTGAATTTGAATAaccaaaatgatacaaattgaaatttcatgattaaattgaaaaatgacTATAATATCATATCCACTcaagaaacttttttttttaaattattacatCTTCACCAGGTGAGAGAAAGTTCAACTCTCAATCTCCTGCATAgaaattaaatgttttaattgttAAACTATTAAAGAAAGTTCAACAGTTCAACTCTCAATCTCCTGCATAGAAATTAAATGTTTTAACTGTTAAACTATTATTGCAGTggcaaaaatatcataactaacaaaatactttttatttttatttttattttttttttggcccttccatatttttctttcttttctttagttttggacattttattattttagttagtTAACCCTAAAGAAACACatccacaaaaattgaaagaacaatagaacaaaaaggaaagaaagaatgaaaacaacaaGACTGTCAAGActacaagagagagagagagcaatggATAGATAAATACAGAGAAGAGAAATAAGACAAAGgtgttatctttgtttttcactGAAGAAAATGCCAGCCATCTCTgctctttctctcttcctcaaataaaaaaaagcaaaattgcTCCAAAAGAAAGAGCTCTATCAACCTCCCCAACACTCCAAATCTCTCAAGCAAACAGAACAAAGATGGCAAGCAATCTCCTTCTCTTCAACATCAACACTACAACCATTTCCATCATTCCAAATAAACACAGAGCTAACTCTTCCTCATTCCCACCAAACATTAAACACAACACACTCCAAACAACACCAAACTAGTttcactactactactactactaccacTACTACTATTAATATTACTACTAGTGATACTAATACTACTAAGACTAATTGAGTAGACTACCAAGTCTGATCAAACTAGTTCAGTGTTGCTTCTTGTGTTGCATTCTTATTACTCTGAGCTTTGTCGAGGCCTTTTCGAAGGCCGGTCGGGGGATGAAGGGACCGATGAGCTCTCGCAGCTGAAACATGAGCCGATGACGGCGTTCGGGCTGGCCGGGCATGACGGAGAGTATGAGAAATGGTGATTCAATGCAATGTGTTTGTGGGTGTGCTTTGTGGCTTCTTGGATTACGTGTAAACACTCTTCAATGTGATCCTGAAATTCAAGAAATGTGGGGAAATTTTCAGAGTGTTTGTAtaaattggcatttcatcaaacagttTTGTGTGCATTGAAATAAAGGTCGGACCTTTGAGGCGTTGAGCAATGAGAGTGAGCTCTGGATTTGTGGGTCTTGGTCGTCGCCAATGGAGTGGAGAATGGCGGCGGAGGCCCAGGCGGAGGGAGGATGCTGGACCCATCGCCAGTCGGAGATGGCGGAGAGGAGGGAGGAGGCGCAGGAAAGGTTGAAGTTTGGGAGGAGGAGGTCGATGAAGCTGAGAGGAGTGACGGGGTTCATGCGCCAGCCGAGAGAGGAGAGGATGAGGAGCTCCATGCGGCGGACGGTCTTGGGCTCGAAGAAATAAGATCCATGGCCGCCGCCGTCGTCGTCTTCGGCGCCGGCGGCGGCGGCAAGGGATTGGAGATCGAGGAGGAGAGGGACGTGTTGTTCTTCGACCTTGGCGGCGAGGGAAAGGCAAGCAATGGCGGAGAGGCGTGACATCCATGGCTTATCAGGCTGGAGATGAAGGCCAGGGCCAGCTCCAGGGAGGAAGCAGCGATCGAGGTAGTTGACAGCGAGGAGAAAGAGTCGTCGGGGAGAAGCCGATCCGTGCAGTGGCTCTGGCGAGCCATAAGACGATCTGGGAACGGGAAGCGGGGGAGTAATGGGCGTCAACACCGGAGAAGTGGTCGGAAGGGTGGGATTCGGAGGAGAGGAGGTGGGAGAGATGGGGATGGAAGTCATCAGGGTGAGGGGTGAAGCGAAGAGGGGAGGAGAAGAGGATGGGGGGTTCAGGGCAGTAGAGAGAGTCCATagagagagggagaggatgTTCATGGCGTggatgatggtggtggagagGAGAAGGACGCCatggatgaagatgaagatgaagagaaggtgtttgttgaaatgcggaagagaagaagaagaagagatgaaaagagagagagagagggactACTACACACTGTCACACTGCTTCACTGGCCactctcttttatttctttttaataaatgaataaataaataaattattattattattactaatttatttattgatttatttttgtatgtgtgtgtattagTTGGACTGAAAGTGAACAgggaatttttgtttttttaaagcattttggaaaaaaatgtgGGGTTAGAAACTTTCAGAGTTGATGCTCTGAATGGAGTTAAACAGCTTGAAATTTAttcaaaagttataattttttaaatattttttaataatatatatataatagtataattttaattttaatagtgTATAAAttgtgttaattatttatttatttatttttttactggaATGGAGACAAGTTATGTATTAAGAATATGTACAAGAGTGGAGTTAATCCCTCTTTATATTCTTGCGCCCTTCACTTTACGTATATCAAATTTAAGATTGTGTATatactaaattttaaatttgttctttcaACAAGGATAAACACCTTACGTATTTAGGGGAGTGGGTGACAATAAACCAAACACATTACTTAAGAGATTAAGTGAGAATAGATCAAGAGACTATTGGATGtgttaattgttttaaatgtaatttaagctataaatgatattttaatcTAGAGCTAATTTTAAAGGtgatctatttaattttaaacccAACTTGTAACAGGAGTGGGgaaattatattttagactgattataattttaattcaagTGAAATAGATaaccaagatttttttttatttattttaaattttcgaTTTTATTACGTAAAACTTAAATAGAAAAGAGACCAAGAGGTTTTTTGTGAGAGACGCGAGAGATATTAGAGTAGAGATgggtaataaattaaattttatgtgaGAGACGCGAGAGATATTAGAGTAGAGATgggtaataaattaaattttatggtgttttaaaataaataattttttattttatttttttaacaatgtcGTTTTTTGTTGCCACTGGTTTATGAGCTTTTTGTGCAAACCATGTTGACCATGGAAAGATTTgtcttttttcaatttattatttgaaaaaaatctatAGAGAACgtctattttatttcattatattttaaaaataaaaaacaccaacaattttttctttgcttgattTATTATGTGGACTTTAACTTAGTGCCGACACATTGAGCATTATATCAATAATTAATATCCATTTGGTAGAGAAATAAATGGAGGATTCATATTATGATAAATCTATATGTACtagatttaataaattatagaattaaaatgaagaaaaacctcaataaaattttcaagatcaatttcaatgaatatttttattgaaaattttgaatatctAACCGCTTCATGTAGTGTTATTTTCAAAAAGCGTCACCGAACAACATTATTAAATCATTGACAAATGCAAACATCAATGATAttcttaggaaaaaaaatttgattgttgttaattttagaaaaaaataaaaataaaaacctatttGATACTTTAATATGAGAAGGTTAAAACTTAAGtcaaccaaaatgaaaaaaaaaaattgatacaaaaaaatacttgaaatttCATGTTTGTCTAGGGGTAAAtatgtaaaacattttttttaaagaagtaaTTATATGTTTCATAAATAGTAGATGATAATGTCTCATCCAACTTTTGTTGCAATTGCTTTGTTGTTGTCTCCATACAGGAAAAAAAATGGTTACAGTACCTTTGTCTACTTTTTACAGTTTCTGTTTCCCTCCCAAACATTTCAGTTTTTTagcttcatttttaaaaaaaaattattctatttcataataatatgtatatttttttccccataaaattacttgttttatttttaacttataaattgaaaaaattataaccCTAACTCCATATAAAAAATAGCAACTCCGTGAGCTCAAATTGAAAACTCAAACTCCTAATTTTAATTGGTGTTGACATCCCTAAAATAATTTGAAGTTAATATTAATTCTAgtagttataatttttattttacaaaatattatcataaagcAAAGAGAAtgagataaaaaattttatataaaatttcagagtggatttaattcaaaatcaaataacacTTTCCCGCTTCAAAGACAaatgaatatttaaattgaaaaaacttAGTCCACCTCGGTGACTTCTCTACCATTTCAAAGTGAATgccttttaatgattttttaaaaacaattaattaaaaataacaccACTGGTAATCATAGTTTCAAATATAcagaaagaataaataaaagaacaagatgaaaacaataataaggGATTAGATTGATGCTAATGATAAGCAGATAAGTTTAAGAAGTCCatttaaaaacaaacacaagaCCTGAATACCAGGCTTTCTCCAGCAGCAGCATCAtctcaaaataaagcaagaaagaaTAATGACTGCACAAAAATCACTTTGTACTTTGTTAATGACACAATAAAAGCAATTCTTATTCAACAAATCAAGAGATCATCATCAATCAAACACAAattcaccaaaaaaatataaataaatataagtaagtaaaaaaattaaagcagaacaacaacaacaacaacaacaacaagtcctCTCTAAAGTTTTTAAACCAAGTAACAGTGAAAGTCAGCAAGAAAGCCACAAACTTTGAACCTGAAAGAGTCTCACCAAACAAAAGGCAACACTCTAATTGCCAAATGAAAACAATacactaacttttcttttctccctccttttgtttttgttttgtttctttgctttattcttttttttttaaatttttattttttatctctatacctttaaagaaagaaagaaagaaagcaggAAGTCCAAAGCATTCATGACTTTGGGGTTTGCAACCAGAGATGATTTCATTAGCAAAGCTGCAGAAGCCTTAATACTGCAACACTTACCTTTCTTTGTTGAAATGGGAATTACCAGTCTGCCTATACACTTCCCCATGCATATCactttaaaaagaagaaaatgcaaCTCAAGTCCCTATGCTCTCTCTCTATACAtctataactatatatatatttatatataaatataaaaatacacatttgtgtgtgtgtgtatatatatctatatctctctctctctctctctctctttcatatGGTCTATTCTTTCTCTTTCCTATCTTTAGTGGGAATAAAGGGAGTGAAGATTGGTGTGGAAAAGTAAGGCAATGGAGAACATGAAATAGTAGACTTCCTAATGATCCTCTTTTCCTACATCTACCAAATGTGTCCTTACTGTCATGCTCTAATCCTGTTTCTAAAGTCCAACAAGTAATGACTTTCTATGTTGAGaaataaaattcttatttcCATGATGAGATGTTTATACTAACCATGTGAAATCAATGTCATATGTGGAAAATTGTCTGAATCCTGTTCCTAAGGTCCCAACAACAAGGAGTTTGAATTTTCTTTGctgaaaaaacataaaatcacaGTTCTAAGTGAGATGTTTACAGTATATTGAATATGTGAGATTCAATGTTATATGTGGAACCTTGTCATATTCCTATTTCTAAAGTTCAATGACAAAgacattttttttgtcaaaaaactaaaattctAGTTCCATGTGAGATGTTTACAGTAAACTACATGAAAACagtgtcaaaaaataaaaatcatatttctataTGAGATGTTTAAAGTGAACTATGTGACATAAATGTTATATGTGGAGAATTGTCCTGTGGTTTTAGCAATTCAAACATTTACTAATATTTGCAAATCTAAATGTCTAGACTAATGATGACTTGAATAGTCATCATTGATAGCTAAAATAATGTAGGTGCTTTCatataaagagaaaatgaaatGTGAAATTGCATATGATAAGtcatttctattctttcattttgttttcctCTATCTACAATCAGTCAAAGCACATTCTTGTCCTGCTATTTCCAAGGcaaatgaatatgaaaattaaatcaaGTCAACCTAGAAATTCCATGCATCATGAATTATAGACTTTggagaatttaaaaattatcagaCAGTGCTTTTTTTGGGCAAAAAAAAGGTGGAAAACATTAAAGATGCAATGCATGTAATGAAGATAATTAACTAATGAACACTTTCCTAAATGAACCAAGTATGATTTTTCATGAACATGTCTTTCactttcttctcttcctttcttttgcttcttctaatcTGTCTCACAAGAAATGGCCTTAATCTGATGATATTTAATCTGCCAAATTCCAGTAATGCTTGTGAGAAGACATATATTCCTTTGCAAGGCCCCTTTTGCAAATGCTACGAAAATAAGTGCTTACggttaagagaaaataaaagaaaaataaaatgaaaaatcctAAAAGCTTTAGTTTTAACTTGCTTGAGCATCCAAGCATTACTTTTcccttttgtttaatttttccgcttaactctattttccatcaatgaaaaacataacCACAATGCAGAAACATACATGACAGTTATATCAGGAAGTGAATCCAGCATTTCAAAATCATGCAGTTAAACTAAGAAACATCGTAGAAGGAAGAACAATGATTTTCTCAGTTAAAGGCAAAATACGGAGACCATTTAAGCACCATCTCTGCAATGCGACAGTTCTacaatataaaactaaaaacaacTATTAATAGTACCAAATACAAACAACAGCTAGTAAAATCTTAAAACTCAAACTCATCATACGCCTGACTTGCATTATGTTGGATATGATACCTTCCAATCAGTAACGCTGCGCGACCTTAATTTGTTAAGTGCACAGAATATCACAGATTGAGGAGGTCAAACATCATTCTTTCAGCATCCCCTTATGTATTACAACGTTTGCCGGATTATTTTCCTGCTGAATTTAGAAGATTGGGCAAGTGGTACACCAGACGAATCATATGTAGTCTGTCAACCATCTACCTCAAGAACCAAGGATCGGATTGATGGAAGTCATGAGCAACACAACAAGCTAAAGTAGTAAATAAAACCATCAGCTACGTTTGAAATGTTCACGAATGAATCTCTCAGCATAAGTGGGATACTTTTCCCGTATGTATGCTCGAAGGCACTTCTGGTATGAAAAGTCTATCCAGCCACCATCAGTACGTACAACAAAAAGACATCTTGAGTTTCTAAACTGTGGGTGCCTATCAACCTTGCAAAATAAGACACAATTTAAATTCATTACATAATTCATTTTCCATTGTGGTGATGTAGAAAATAATTCATGAGTAAGGATACACAAAAGAAAGAGGCTTTATTATAATGATAAGTCAaacaaagtaaatatatatatatatatataaaacagtATGCTTAACTAAAACAATTTTATGATGTCGGTCAGCAAGATGCCGAAGTTACTAATTTTATAAACAGTATgcttaattaaaacaattttatgatgttcaacttgataaaataaatgagaagaCCTAGGAAACCAaaggaataaataaacaacaataatatggTAGGAAGCGAATAATATAAAGTGGTGGGTTAAGGGTAATATTTGTTCTATCTAATACAATCAGTTTAATGATTTTTACGCCTGCTTTATCTAAATAACAATATGTACCTGCTAAAAAGGATAATAGCATTCTACGTATGCCATAAACTCCTTAAAATAAGTTTCTACATTTAATAATTagaatatcatatataaaaatcaacataaaacCTAAAATCCTATGTTGGATCATCAAATTGGTAGCCAAGAGATGACATTGAGTAGCTCAAGCCTATGGCATATCACGTTATGCTATAGGCACACTACAtacatatgaaaaatttctaCAAGTTGAAtgttaatcataattatatatctGAGAACAAAGCTTTTCCCTTCCTATTATGGTGAAAGATTTACTTCTTTATACACATGCCACAAGGAACTCAAAATCATATTTTCCTTGTTTCAATAGCATCACATTTAGGAGAGTGATATCTTACAGTAAATAACATTTAGAGATAGATACACATTCTTGAGGGCTTCTATGATTCAGCTGCAATGTTCACCAATCAATCAACTGTTGGACAAAGAACCACCAAAATCATGTCATCTGTAATTTGCCCCTATCCGCTTCATCCTCAGAAACTTTCTGTGTTTTCTATGTAAATGAGGCATTTAGATGTCTAGAGTCTCCGAGCAAGATTCTTTAAGGATAGCTCATGCAGACTAAGAAGAGATAGGCTGCTTTGAGTTTTTATGCTCCAAGCTTCTGCATCAGTTTTATACATTATTCACTTTTCTTGATGCTACTCCAAATTCAATTACGATACCCTTTTTATTCTACataagatgaaaagaaaattcattGGCTTGGAGATCAGGAAGAGGCATGTAATAAGGCAATATAGCACGTAATTCAAAATGCTTTACCATATCTCATTTCCAGTTTCATACAATTTCCCAATGGCCCCATCACCTTAATCATTACCATGATCTTAgcaatgaaaaatttaattgtgataAGGTTGAGCCAAAGCATTTTATTTCAACCTTTCCCTAGTTGAACAAATAGACCATGTGCCATCTTTTTTTAGACCATAGAGAAAGCAACTttttgttctttccttgtgattAGATATCAGAGATCACATTGTTAAGGGCACCTATACCTAAACTATTGAATTTTAAGCCTGAAACTACTTTTTTTCAGCACACATGTGGCATTCTGAGCCAAAAGATCATCCTGTTGCATTCTTATGTGAAGAGTTTACTCAGCTTACATTTTAGAGTTCAATGTGTTGGTCGAGCTGATGTCAGTCTGCGGCCAATCATTCAATATTTGGAGATTTACATATATGAGATGCATATAGCCTAGCTAACAATGAAGAATAATAGATTTCAAACTAAACATGTTTTCAGTGTTGTTTTGGTGAAGAATCAGCATCTACATCATTATAATAGCTTCCGCATGGGCAGTTTCCAAATTGCACACAATGATGTTGACATAAAAGTCACAATAGTTGTTCAATTTGACAAGGGGCACTAGAGTCAAATTTGTTATAAGGAACATAAGACGTAAACTCATAAACAAGCTTGATCTATTTTGAACCTAATATAACCTTTCACCACTCACACTAAGAAAACTTCTACTCGCCAGAACCTATATAATATTTGGTTCTATTAATATGAATTGCATGACAGCTGCATTTTATCTTCTAATCACTACAAAATAAATTGAGGTCATTTTAAAAATGCACAAAAATATGTATTACTTAAGAACATTCATTTAATTCAtaaatgaaaatacatataaatgACTAAGCTTCAGCTTTCAATCATTATTTAATGGTGAAATAGTAATGATTTGAAGAAAACCAGAAAAAAGAAATGGCCCAATATGCACTTTAGCTTACCATTATAGAATCCAGTCCACAACCAATTTTATCTTCTGAATGTGGATGATAAGCAAGAAGCTTTTCTGTCACTTCCTTCTCATCTTCATCAGTCAGACATTCCCCATCTCTATATCTGTTTGGAAAAACAATCATTAGATGGAAAAGAAAGGCTgaaggaaaatatatatacagattCGTCGTGCATATATTCAGAACATGTTAAATAAGAAAGCAACTTTTTATTAAGTACACAAATTGCAAACTGCAAACATAGAAGAAGCATGAACCATGTATAGAAGTACAAAGTTGCTCAAAAACACCAACTTCATGAGCTGAGCCAAGAATTTCAAACACAATTATCGTAAATAAACCACAAAGTGTGTTGAGTGACACAACACACAGACAGATGTGTTATTCTAGCACTAAAGTGGCATTATACAGATTGTGTTCCAATGTCCAAAAAGAAAATCCTAGAAATCATGGAAAACATGGCAGTGCCTTATTTCTCAGATCAACAATGTTCCACAATTGTTTTGGTGCAAAACGAGctcttttcttctccatttcCTCCCAGCATGAATCTTTCGAGCAATTTATAGTTTGTtcctttcaaaaaaaataaagaaagaaagaaatccaAGAATATCTCACTAAATTGCATAATCACAACAATTATCCCACAAATGAATGCGTATATATCAAACAATTCCATTCGAATAAACTAAGCATCACAACATGGAAATTCCtcctaaaaagacaaaaaaaaaaaaaaaaatctctttttagGGTTTAGATCAATACCTATTAGAATGGAGTATCTCCTTGACAAAGAAGACAATGGGTTCAATGTCTTCAAGGATCTCCACCTCCCGATCCTTCCACTTCCGGTACTCCGGATGATCCACACACTGCTCCGAAGGAGGCTGAGTTGTCGCCGGGGGAGTAGTGCCGAATTTAGGGCGGAAGGCTTCCTTATTGGAAGAGAAGGTGGAGGCGCCCTGCGACGGAGAAGAATCAGCAGTGGAGAAACCGGCGGCGAGGCACCGCAATGGTAGCGCGCTTGCTGGCCGGAACCGCAGCAACGGTGCTCGCCGGAGAAGCAACGAAGCTGCCGTGGCGGCGGCGGCCATGGAAACGATGGAAATCAAATCGCGAAGTACTCTGTTCACAAAACCCAATTTTTAGgaaatattatttcaaataaataaataaataaatagaaacttTCCTAATCTAAATTACTTAAATAAtcacaaattatttttcaattatccGGGTCAAGTCCTCGAcggttatttttatttgtctattttagaaattttctttaatttttttattaatccatttaaaaaaattatgaaatataatttctttttcaaatttatcgTTTAAGCGatgctatttttagtaaataaaatttttaaataggtTTCTCGAATGAATGAAGTGGATGTAAACTTGTCATCCAAATCATCATTcacgtcattattttttatataaattttaaatttaaatttaaatcttaaaaatttttaaattcttaatttttttaaaaaaattataaaaccatatttaaaatttgatgaccAACATACGGGTAGAATACCGCTCTCATAGAGCTTGTATGGGTGTAATAAAAGTTATTCCCACATCATGTGGCTTGCATAGTTTTTTGGTATTTTCATACAGCCTCTATGCATGGTTTTTTGATGCTTTCACATAAGGGCTGCATGCTGGCTCTATAGTACTGATAGGGATAAACATCAAAAGTCGGCTGTTTTGCCCAAAAATTGGCTCGAAAATGCGGTTTTTGGGCTTTTGatgcttccttatgccctacaaagtaaatagtattGTAATATGTGGAAAAAtgatcaaaaaataaataaataaataaataaataaataggtgGCTCTTATGGCTCATTCATTGATGGCTCTTggacattacaaaaataggtCCTAAGGTGAATTTAGGAAATCATTCTcacttttaatttattatttattattaaatttttacattATAATTTAGGAAAATCATTCTTAATTTGTATAGTTTGTCGTTTTATTACAATAAGTTACATGAATATTAGCTTGATGATGTGTATTTAGGTTTTGTTATGTTCTTACCCCACACACAAAAGAAATAATCGTTGAGGAGTTGatgaaaaatgttttaaattagggaatttatgaaaaaatttctacaatcattttaaataattgttcaaTAAATGATGTTATTATTAGCCAATTACTTAACAGACTTCATATGGATCACTTCTACtttaataatgaattttttgCATATGAATTGTTATGTGCATATTTTGAACTTGATTGTCAAGGATGGGTTGGATGTgattaaatatggtattaatgAATTTGTTAAAGCATTCTATTTTGGATaactacttaaaaaaaaatttgattgaaaagaGTGTTATGCAATTACGTGTCccaatttagaaaaattttgtacctttattataaaataaggtAGAACTCAATGTGCTTGGTGATTACTATAGCTATATTCTACAAAGATGTGTTCAACCATGCAAAGTAAAGAAATTCAATATGCAATATTTTGCCaatagagaaagctttgaatatgacaaagatatttattttccaaaaaatttttgtcaaatttGCATCAACTGAATAACTTTCTAACTATAATGTGACTATTTCATTAATGGTTGCAAGGAtgcttgaaaattttgataaatattatagTATAATTCATGGCTTCATGAGGATAGCTACACA from Dioscorea cayenensis subsp. rotundata cultivar TDr96_F1 chromosome 9, TDr96_F1_v2_PseudoChromosome.rev07_lg8_w22 25.fasta, whole genome shotgun sequence includes these protein-coding regions:
- the LOC120268290 gene encoding protein DCL homolog, chloroplastic isoform X2 codes for the protein MAAAATAASLLLRRAPLLRFRPASALPLRCLAAGFSTADSSPSQGASTFSSNKEAFRPKFGTTPPATTQPPSEQCVDHPEYRKWKDREVEILEDIEPIVFFVKEILHSNRYRDGECLTDEDEKEVTEKLLAYHPHSEDKIGCGLDSIMNKKGIVIEFGVASRKVNNV
- the LOC120268290 gene encoding protein DCL homolog, chloroplastic isoform X1; this encodes MAAAATAASLLLRRAPLLRFRPASALPLRCLAAGFSTADSSPSQGASTFSSNKEAFRPKFGTTPPATTQPPSEQCVDHPEYRKWKDREVEILEDIEPIVFFVKEILHSNRYRDGECLTDEDEKEVTEKLLAYHPHSEDKIGCGLDSIMVDRHPQFRNSRCLFVVRTDGGWIDFSYQKCLRAYIREKYPTYAERFIREHFKRS
- the LOC120268307 gene encoding LOW QUALITY PROTEIN: cyclin-D3-2-like (The sequence of the model RefSeq protein was modified relative to this genomic sequence to represent the inferred CDS: deleted 1 base in 1 codon) — translated: MDSLYCPEPPILFSSPLRFTPHPDDFHPHLSHLLSSESHPSDHFSGVDAHYSPASRSQIVLWLARATARIGFSPTTLSLAVNYLDRCFLPGAGPGLHLQPDKPWMSRLSAIACLSLAAKVEEQHVPLLLDLQSLAAAAGAEDDDGGGHGSYFFEPKTVRRMELLILSSLGWRMNPVTPLSFIDLLLPNFNLSCASSLLSAISDWRWVQHPPSAWASAAILHSIGDDQDPQIQSSLSLLNASKDHIEECLHVIQEATKHTHKHIALNHHFSYSPSCPASPNAVIGSCFSCESSSVPSSPDRPSKRPRQSSE